The proteins below are encoded in one region of Buttiauxella gaviniae:
- a CDS encoding 7-cyano-7-deazaguanine/7-aminomethyl-7-deazaguanine transporter codes for MTQFNSTQRTKALFWLSLFHLLVITSSNYLVQLPVSVFGFHTTWGAFSFPFIFLATDLTVRIFGAPLARRIIFAVMLPALIISYGISALFYMGTWQGFEALTHFNLFVARIATASFMAYALGQILDVHVFNRLRQSRYWWLAPTASTLFGNISDTLSFFFIAFWRSPDAFMAQHWVEIAIVDYCFKVLISIVFFLPMYGVLLNMLLKRLADKSESSALQPG; via the coding sequence ATGACGCAGTTCAATTCTACTCAGCGCACTAAAGCGCTGTTCTGGCTATCGCTATTCCATTTGCTGGTGATCACTTCCAGCAACTATCTGGTGCAATTACCGGTTTCGGTTTTTGGGTTCCATACCACCTGGGGCGCGTTCAGCTTTCCGTTTATCTTCCTCGCAACCGACCTGACGGTACGCATTTTTGGCGCGCCTCTCGCTCGACGGATTATTTTTGCCGTAATGTTGCCTGCGCTGATCATCTCCTATGGTATTTCCGCGCTGTTTTATATGGGCACCTGGCAAGGATTTGAGGCGCTTACGCATTTCAATCTGTTTGTCGCCCGTATCGCTACCGCAAGTTTCATGGCTTATGCGCTGGGGCAGATTCTGGACGTTCACGTCTTTAATCGGCTGCGCCAGAGCCGCTACTGGTGGCTTGCGCCAACGGCATCTACACTTTTCGGTAATATCAGCGACACGCTCTCCTTCTTCTTTATTGCTTTCTGGCGCAGCCCGGATGCCTTTATGGCGCAGCATTGGGTCGAGATCGCTATCGTCGATTACTGCTTTAAAGTATTAATCAGCATCGTGTTCTTCCTGCCAATGTATGGCGTCCTGCTGAATATGTTATTGAAACGACTGGCAGATAAGTCTGAAAGTTCGGCGTTACAGCCGGGTTGA
- a CDS encoding DcrB family lipoprotein, translating to MGNLVKYVGIGLLVLGLAACDNNDSKTATTPAAESSAAGQPISLLDGKISFALPADMTDQSGKVGTQANNMHVYSDATGQKAVIVIVGENTPDDLAALAKRLEDQQRARDPQLQVVTNKSVEIKGHTLQQLDSIISAKGQTAYSSVILGKVDNQLLTMQITLPADNQQQAQTAAENIINTITIK from the coding sequence ATGGGTAACCTGGTAAAATATGTCGGTATTGGCCTGCTGGTATTGGGCCTGGCCGCTTGCGATAACAACGACAGCAAAACCGCAACCACACCTGCGGCGGAAAGTAGCGCAGCCGGTCAACCGATTAGCCTGCTGGACGGGAAAATCAGCTTTGCGCTGCCTGCGGATATGACCGACCAGAGCGGTAAAGTGGGAACTCAGGCAAACAACATGCACGTCTATTCTGATGCAACTGGTCAGAAAGCGGTGATTGTGATTGTCGGTGAAAACACACCTGACGATTTGGCGGCTTTAGCAAAACGTCTTGAAGATCAGCAACGCGCTCGTGACCCACAGTTGCAAGTGGTGACCAATAAATCCGTTGAGATCAAAGGCCACACGCTGCAACAGCTCGACAGTATCATTTCAGCCAAAGGCCAGACCGCTTACTCATCCGTAATTCTGGGTAAAGTGGATAACCAACTGTTAACCATGCAGATAACGCTGCCTGCGGATAACCAGCAGCAGGCGCAAACTGCCGCTGAAAACATCATTAATACCATCACCATCAAGTAA
- a CDS encoding NAD(P)H-dependent flavin oxidoreductase, translating into MQNNRICQILGIEKAVIQGPLSWLTDARLVAAVSNAGGLGVLGPNAGLTAETAVSTPEETAEKMREEIRKTKKLTEKPFGVNLIPTPENDVWTPPILRVIKEEGVKVVVYTGYGDGAIIPALFNELKEAGVSIIYRDINPTPENTRLAEAAGADIIVATGFDEGGTLPGKALGTFSIVPLIADAVRNVPVLAAGGITDSRTARAAHALGASGVFAGSVFISTEESRVPQSVKDKIIEADGLDMMLFRTIPDYYRSLPGKLAEKLVQMDKAGASNEELGKTMGGLRGLRIGMLEGNTDEGYISLGTGIGSIQGVKSVAEVVDELAL; encoded by the coding sequence ATGCAAAATAACCGTATCTGCCAGATTCTTGGCATAGAAAAAGCTGTGATTCAGGGGCCTTTATCCTGGCTTACCGATGCCCGTTTAGTCGCTGCCGTCAGTAATGCCGGAGGGCTTGGCGTGTTGGGTCCAAACGCAGGTTTAACGGCCGAAACCGCGGTTTCCACGCCGGAAGAGACGGCCGAAAAAATGCGCGAAGAAATTCGTAAAACTAAAAAGCTGACCGAAAAACCTTTTGGCGTAAACCTGATCCCGACACCGGAGAACGATGTCTGGACGCCGCCAATTCTGCGGGTGATAAAGGAAGAAGGCGTCAAAGTCGTGGTTTACACCGGCTATGGCGATGGCGCAATAATCCCCGCTCTGTTTAACGAACTAAAAGAAGCGGGCGTCAGTATCATCTACCGCGATATCAATCCAACCCCAGAAAATACCCGCCTGGCCGAAGCCGCTGGCGCAGATATTATTGTAGCAACCGGTTTTGACGAGGGCGGTACATTGCCGGGCAAGGCTTTAGGGACATTTTCTATCGTGCCGCTGATTGCCGACGCGGTGCGGAACGTACCGGTGCTGGCGGCGGGTGGCATTACCGATAGCCGTACCGCAAGAGCAGCCCACGCCCTTGGAGCCAGTGGCGTATTCGCAGGCTCCGTATTCATCAGCACGGAAGAAAGCCGCGTACCCCAATCGGTGAAAGACAAAATCATCGAGGCCGACGGCCTGGATATGATGCTTTTCCGCACGATACCCGATTACTACCGTTCACTTCCCGGCAAACTGGCCGAAAAATTAGTACAGATGGATAAAGCGGGAGCCAGTAACGAAGAGTTAGGTAAAACGATGGGCGGTTTGCGCGGATTACGTATCGGCATGCTCGAAGGCAACACCGACGAAGGCTATATCTCACTGGGTACCGGCATCGGCAGTATCCAGGGTGTTAAAAGCGTCGCAGAAGTCGTTGATGAATTAGCCTTGTGA
- a CDS encoding MFS transporter, which translates to MIMPDLTPAPATSSFRLNLQIVSVVMFNFASYMTIGLPLAVLPGYVHDVMGYSAFWAGLVISLQYFATLLSRPHAGRYADILGPKKIVIFGLCGCFLSGMSYMLAALGSAWPLVSLVLLCLGRVILGIGQSFAGTGSTLWGVGVVGSLHIGRVISWNGIVTYGAMAMGAPLGVLFYHLGGLKLLAGIIMAVALIAVLLALPRPAVKASKGKPLPFRAVLGRVWPYGMALALASAGFGVIATFITLFYDAKGWDGAAFALTLFSCAFVGTRLLFPNGINRLGGLNVAMICFLVEIIGLLFVGFAVEPWMAKAGTFLTGAGFSLVFPALGVVAVKRVPQQNQGSALAMYTVFMDLSLGITGPLAGFVMAYAGVSLIYLAAAMLVCIALVMAWQLKKRPPIEQPETVSSSQ; encoded by the coding sequence ATGATTATGCCTGATCTCACACCCGCCCCTGCCACAAGCAGTTTCCGCCTCAATCTACAGATTGTCTCCGTAGTGATGTTCAACTTCGCCAGCTATATGACCATTGGCCTGCCGCTGGCGGTGCTGCCCGGCTATGTTCATGACGTCATGGGTTACAGTGCGTTTTGGGCAGGGTTGGTGATTAGTCTGCAATATTTCGCCACGCTGTTGAGTCGCCCTCATGCCGGGCGCTACGCGGATATTCTGGGCCCGAAAAAAATCGTCATTTTCGGTTTGTGCGGCTGCTTCCTCAGCGGCATGAGCTACATGCTCGCGGCGCTGGGCAGTGCCTGGCCGTTGGTAAGCCTGGTGTTGCTCTGCCTGGGGCGCGTTATTTTAGGAATTGGGCAAAGTTTTGCGGGCACCGGGTCAACCCTGTGGGGTGTCGGCGTCGTGGGGTCGCTACATATCGGGCGAGTGATTTCCTGGAATGGTATTGTCACCTATGGCGCGATGGCGATGGGTGCGCCACTGGGCGTGCTGTTCTATCACCTCGGCGGGCTCAAATTATTAGCCGGAATTATTATGGCGGTGGCCCTGATTGCGGTGCTGCTGGCGCTCCCACGCCCGGCGGTAAAAGCCAGCAAAGGCAAACCGCTGCCGTTTCGTGCGGTGCTTGGGCGCGTCTGGCCTTACGGTATGGCACTTGCGCTGGCATCGGCGGGGTTTGGCGTTATCGCAACCTTCATTACGCTGTTTTATGACGCCAAAGGTTGGGACGGCGCGGCTTTCGCATTAACACTATTTAGCTGCGCGTTTGTGGGCACTCGCTTACTTTTCCCGAATGGCATTAACCGGCTTGGCGGCCTGAATGTGGCGATGATCTGTTTCCTGGTCGAGATTATCGGTTTGTTATTTGTGGGCTTTGCGGTTGAGCCCTGGATGGCGAAAGCTGGCACGTTCCTGACCGGTGCGGGTTTCTCGCTGGTGTTCCCGGCGTTAGGTGTAGTGGCGGTGAAAAGGGTGCCGCAACAAAACCAGGGCAGCGCACTGGCGATGTATACCGTATTTATGGATTTATCGCTGGGGATTACCGGGCCATTAGCCGGATTTGTGATGGCTTACGCGGGTGTGTCGTTGATTTATCTTGCGGCAGCGATGCTGGTTTGTATCGCATTGGTCATGGCGTGGCAGCTAAAAAAACGGCCTCCGATTGAGCAACCGGAGACCGTTTCATCATCACAATAA
- a CDS encoding AI-2E family transporter → MLSPEPDKTGLHILLKLSALVIILAGIHAAADIIVQLLLALFFAIVLNPLVTWLIRRGVNRPLAISMVVFAMLVVLTMLVGVLAASMSEFIDLMPKYNKMLTQKVYEIEKMLPFMHLRLSPERMLQRMDSEKVMSYATTLMTGLSGAMASVLLLVMTVVFMLFEVRHVPYKLRFALSNPKIHIASLHRALKGVTHYLALKTLISLWTGLIIWLGLELLNVQFALMWGVLGFLLNYIPNIGSVISAIPPMIQAFLFNGTYEMVLVGVLFLVVHMVLGNIIEPRMMGRGLGMSTFVVFLSLLFWGWLLGPVGMLLSVPLTSVCKILMETTKGGTKLAVLLGQGRPKSRLPG, encoded by the coding sequence ATGCTTTCTCCAGAACCCGATAAAACCGGGCTACATATCCTTTTAAAGCTCTCCGCGCTGGTGATTATTCTCGCCGGTATTCATGCTGCGGCAGACATTATCGTCCAGCTTTTGTTGGCGCTCTTTTTTGCCATTGTACTTAACCCGCTAGTCACCTGGCTTATCCGCCGGGGTGTGAATCGCCCGCTGGCGATTTCGATGGTTGTGTTTGCGATGCTGGTTGTGCTGACGATGTTGGTCGGCGTGCTGGCAGCGTCGATGAGTGAATTCATCGATCTGATGCCGAAATACAACAAGATGCTGACGCAAAAGGTCTACGAAATCGAAAAAATGCTGCCGTTTATGCATCTGCGATTATCGCCTGAACGCATGTTGCAGCGTATGGACTCAGAAAAAGTGATGTCTTATGCCACAACCCTGATGACGGGTCTTTCCGGGGCGATGGCCAGCGTTTTGCTGCTGGTGATGACGGTCGTATTCATGCTGTTCGAAGTGCGCCACGTTCCTTACAAACTGCGCTTTGCTCTCTCGAATCCCAAAATCCATATCGCCAGCCTGCACCGCGCCCTTAAAGGCGTGACACATTATCTGGCGCTAAAAACGCTTATTAGCTTGTGGACCGGGCTGATTATTTGGCTCGGGTTGGAATTGTTAAATGTACAGTTTGCGCTGATGTGGGGCGTGCTGGGCTTCTTATTGAATTACATCCCGAATATCGGCTCGGTGATTTCTGCTATTCCGCCGATGATTCAGGCATTTCTCTTCAACGGCACCTATGAAATGGTGCTGGTCGGCGTGCTATTCCTGGTTGTCCATATGGTGCTCGGCAACATTATCGAGCCGCGAATGATGGGCCGCGGGCTGGGAATGTCGACCTTCGTGGTCTTCCTCTCATTGCTGTTCTGGGGATGGCTACTCGGCCCGGTGGGCATGTTGCTTTCAGTCCCGCTGACCAGCGTCTGTAAAATCCTGATGGAAACCACCAAGGGTGGAACCAAACTGGCTGTGTTACTGGGTCAAGGGAGGCCGAAAAGCAGATTGCCGGGGTAG
- a CDS encoding LysR family transcriptional regulator, protein MQINLFESIKIFIEIVESGSFTQAAENLQIHRPAVTKALQQLEQHSGVRLLQRTTRRINLTPEGEEFYRRSKPLLAQADDLLESFAPNNALHGQLRVDMPIAFAALRVVPNLPDFYRQHPDIEIILSSSDRRRDMLRDGLDCVLRMGALEDGDYIARPMGNIKMTTCASPAYLAVHGRPETLEDLQHHQAVNWINSNSRQILPWTFQTASGIEEIHLPGKLVLDNSEAYIAAGLAGIGLLQGMNVFLQPYLDSGRLVEVLPDYPAPQRKLSLLYPHRHLSRKVRVFAEWLETLL, encoded by the coding sequence ATGCAAATCAATCTTTTTGAATCCATTAAGATTTTTATCGAAATTGTTGAGTCGGGGAGTTTTACCCAGGCGGCGGAAAACCTGCAAATCCACCGTCCCGCAGTGACCAAAGCCCTGCAACAACTAGAGCAGCACAGCGGCGTGCGTTTATTACAGCGGACAACGCGGCGGATTAATCTGACGCCCGAAGGGGAAGAGTTTTATCGCCGCAGCAAACCCTTGCTGGCACAGGCGGATGATTTACTGGAGTCGTTCGCTCCCAACAATGCCCTGCACGGGCAACTGCGTGTGGATATGCCAATCGCTTTTGCCGCATTACGGGTCGTGCCGAATCTTCCTGATTTTTACCGGCAGCACCCCGACATAGAAATCATCCTGAGTAGCTCCGATCGTCGTCGCGATATGCTGCGTGACGGGCTCGATTGTGTATTGCGCATGGGGGCGCTGGAAGATGGGGACTATATCGCCCGTCCTATGGGCAATATTAAAATGACGACCTGCGCCAGCCCTGCGTATCTTGCGGTTCACGGCAGGCCAGAAACGCTGGAAGATTTGCAGCATCATCAGGCCGTGAACTGGATTAACAGCAACAGTCGCCAGATTCTGCCGTGGACATTCCAGACTGCGTCGGGCATCGAAGAAATCCACCTACCCGGTAAGCTGGTGCTGGATAACTCCGAAGCCTATATTGCCGCCGGGCTGGCTGGTATTGGGCTGCTACAGGGCATGAATGTTTTCTTACAGCCTTATCTCGATAGCGGTCGCCTGGTGGAAGTGCTCCCGGATTACCCCGCACCTCAGCGCAAATTGTCACTGCTTTACCCGCATCGCCATCTTTCTCGCAAAGTGCGGGTATTTGCCGAGTGGTTAGAGACGTTGTTGTAG
- a CDS encoding M24 family metallopeptidase, protein MPQTDSSFTLVAIKQPEIYPGIPSVTLNDQTIQERCRKILQGMALQNLDSLVIYADKEHGGNFEYLTGFIPRFEEALLVLHKNGEAVLVLGNENLKLAQHCRISARPVHAPWFSLPNQPMETALSLSEVLQSAGLTGKQRVGVAGWKLFTSTHEDTTSLFDIPTFIFQALQTALTPACELLNATHLFISPRDGARIINNANELAHYEYGANLASSAALTALNAIELGKTEKSIAALLAAEGQANNVVTIAATGERFDNANLYPSDKKIQAGDKFSLTVSYKGGLTSRAAYVVNEAEELHADVRDYLDVVAIPYYRAVVSWLENMRIGVKGHEVYELIERVLPKAEYHWHLNPGHLVADEEWLCSPIYPASDIPLASGMLLQIDIIPSRKGYAGASIEDTIALADESLRLQIAALYPELWQRISARRAYIRDVLNIQLHDDVLPLSNTVGYLRPYLLNKSFALCRNVRRTS, encoded by the coding sequence ATGCCACAAACCGATTCATCTTTTACCCTGGTCGCCATCAAGCAGCCGGAGATTTACCCTGGCATCCCGAGCGTTACATTAAACGACCAGACGATTCAGGAACGCTGCCGCAAAATACTGCAGGGTATGGCGCTACAGAACCTTGATTCGCTGGTCATCTACGCCGATAAAGAGCATGGCGGAAATTTTGAGTATTTGACCGGCTTTATTCCGCGCTTTGAAGAAGCCTTGCTGGTGCTGCACAAAAATGGCGAAGCGGTGTTGGTGCTGGGAAATGAAAACCTCAAATTGGCGCAGCACTGCAGAATTTCAGCAAGGCCGGTGCATGCCCCGTGGTTTTCTCTCCCCAACCAGCCTATGGAAACGGCGCTTTCGCTGAGCGAAGTTTTACAGTCTGCCGGGCTAACCGGAAAGCAGCGCGTCGGCGTTGCGGGCTGGAAACTCTTCACCAGCACACACGAAGACACGACCTCGCTGTTTGATATTCCAACCTTTATTTTTCAGGCGCTCCAGACCGCTCTCACGCCTGCATGTGAATTACTGAACGCCACCCATTTGTTTATTTCGCCACGCGATGGGGCTCGCATAATCAACAACGCCAATGAACTCGCCCATTATGAATACGGGGCAAACCTGGCATCGAGTGCGGCCCTAACCGCGTTAAATGCGATTGAATTGGGGAAAACGGAAAAGTCGATTGCCGCATTGCTGGCTGCCGAAGGGCAAGCGAATAACGTGGTGACCATTGCCGCAACAGGCGAGCGTTTTGACAACGCGAATTTATACCCTTCGGATAAAAAAATTCAGGCTGGGGATAAATTCTCATTAACCGTGAGCTACAAAGGCGGTTTAACCAGCCGCGCGGCGTATGTGGTAAACGAAGCCGAGGAACTTCATGCAGACGTAAGAGATTATCTCGACGTGGTTGCCATTCCCTATTATCGCGCGGTCGTAAGCTGGCTTGAAAATATGCGCATCGGCGTGAAAGGCCATGAAGTGTATGAGCTGATTGAGCGCGTTCTGCCGAAAGCTGAATACCACTGGCACCTCAATCCGGGCCATTTAGTTGCTGACGAAGAGTGGCTTTGCTCGCCGATTTACCCGGCATCAGATATTCCTTTAGCCAGCGGAATGCTATTGCAGATCGACATTATTCCCTCACGCAAAGGCTATGCCGGCGCCAGCATCGAAGACACCATCGCCCTTGCGGATGAATCATTGCGTCTGCAAATTGCGGCTCTTTACCCTGAGCTGTGGCAGCGAATTTCCGCCCGCCGGGCGTACATCCGCGATGTGCTAAATATTCAACTGCACGATGATGTTCTGCCGCTTTCTAATACCGTGGGGTATTTGCGGCCTTATCTGCTCAATAAGTCGTTCGCATTATGTAGAAACGTGCGTCGAACGAGCTGA
- a CDS encoding MFS transporter: MSEKTAALSSKRAFHYASFRNLFFARLLTVLGNGIAPIALAFAVLDMGGTAADLGIVIAARSIFNVAFLLIGGVLADRYSRSKVLLFSSTIAAVSQGVVACLVLDGSATITLLALLGAINGAAAGTSLPASQSMVPLTVPPHSLREANAFIQLGIYGGTVIGASLGGVLISVMGPGWGLAIDALGFAASAPLYLMTRTLSAKPIGTQSNLFQDLKDGWAEFISRSWVWAIVVQFTIVNAAFSGVMMVLGPVVADATFGRAGWGMAIAAQSAGLIVGSFIALRWRPKRDLLIGTILVVFCAGPIAILGLMPSTPMLMTAFFIAGVGFGLFGVVWAHSLQTHIPPEKLARVYAYDALGSFVAIPIGELAAGPLAMHYGTTRVLLASAIAVVLATLAASFTPSIRRLDNSARSTHVST, from the coding sequence GTGAGCGAAAAAACAGCAGCGTTGTCTTCAAAACGGGCATTTCACTATGCGTCTTTCCGCAATTTATTTTTTGCTCGCCTGCTGACGGTTTTGGGCAATGGAATTGCGCCTATCGCACTGGCTTTTGCTGTGCTCGATATGGGCGGCACCGCGGCTGATTTGGGCATTGTTATTGCCGCTCGTTCTATTTTTAACGTCGCCTTTTTGCTGATTGGCGGTGTGCTCGCCGATCGCTATTCCCGAAGCAAAGTTCTGCTTTTTTCCTCCACTATCGCCGCAGTTTCTCAGGGAGTTGTCGCCTGTTTGGTTCTGGATGGATCGGCAACCATTACTTTGCTCGCGCTTCTGGGGGCGATAAACGGTGCGGCAGCGGGCACTTCGCTGCCAGCCTCACAATCCATGGTTCCACTGACTGTTCCACCGCATAGCCTGCGGGAAGCTAACGCTTTTATTCAACTGGGGATTTATGGCGGGACGGTAATTGGCGCGTCGTTAGGCGGCGTGCTGATTAGCGTTATGGGGCCGGGTTGGGGGCTTGCGATTGACGCGTTAGGTTTTGCGGCCTCGGCACCGCTCTATTTAATGACCCGCACTCTTTCAGCAAAACCAATCGGTACGCAATCCAACCTCTTTCAGGATTTAAAAGACGGCTGGGCTGAATTCATTTCCCGCTCCTGGGTGTGGGCCATCGTGGTGCAATTTACCATCGTTAATGCCGCATTCAGCGGCGTAATGATGGTGCTTGGCCCAGTGGTTGCAGATGCCACGTTTGGCCGCGCAGGTTGGGGTATGGCAATCGCTGCGCAAAGCGCTGGCCTGATTGTGGGCTCTTTTATTGCGCTGAGATGGCGACCAAAGCGGGACTTATTGATCGGCACTATTTTGGTGGTGTTTTGTGCCGGGCCAATTGCAATTCTTGGCCTGATGCCATCAACGCCAATGCTTATGACCGCCTTTTTTATTGCTGGGGTAGGTTTTGGCTTATTCGGCGTCGTCTGGGCGCATTCTCTGCAAACCCATATTCCGCCGGAGAAACTGGCGCGCGTGTATGCCTATGACGCTCTGGGATCTTTTGTCGCCATTCCCATCGGTGAGCTTGCCGCAGGCCCGCTGGCGATGCACTACGGCACCACGCGTGTGTTGCTCGCTTCGGCCATCGCTGTGGTGCTGGCGACTCTCGCCGCCAGCTTTACTCCCTCAATCCGGCGGCTTGATAATTCAGCTCGTTCGACGCACGTTTCTACATAA